The [Clostridium] celerecrescens 18A genomic sequence TGCCATCACCCTTTCCATAGGGGAAAAAACCTATGACCAGTATTTGAAATATTATGAGGCGGGAGCAAACCGCTACCTCCTCCGCCATGAAACAGCGGATGAGGAACATTATTCCCGTCTTCATCCGGATTCCCTGTCCTTAGAAAACCGGAAGGAATGCTTAAGGAATTTAAAAAAGATCGGCTATCAGGTGGGCACCGGGTTCATGGTAGGTTCCCCCTACCAGACCGCAAAGTGTCTGGCTGAAGATTTGGAGTTTATCAGAGAACTGTCTCCCCAGATGGTGGGCATTGGGCCCTTTATTCCTCATAAGGATACGCCATTTGCTGATTTCCCGGCGGGAAGTGTTGACCTCACCCTGTTTCTCATAGGGATTTTAAGGTTGATGCTGCCGAATGCACTGCTGCCTTCCACCACAGCATTAGGAACTCTTGACCCCAAGGGAAGGGAAAAAGGCATCCTGTCAGGAGCCAATGTTCTGATGCCTAATTTGTCTCCTATTGGTGTCCGGAAGAAATACGAATTATATGACAATAAGATCTGTACCGGAGAGGAAGCTGCAGAATGTAATGTCTGTCTGAGAAACCGTGTTGCCTCCATTGGTTATAACGTGGTGGAAAAAAGAGGCGATTATAAAGAATAGCTGGAAATGCTCATTCTCTGGAGGATATGATCCAAGAAGGAGATATTTGATTATCATTTCCTGATTAACATTATAAAACCGCTTATTATACCTGTGAAGATAATAAGCGGTTTATTCTATCTCAGAAAGGTTAAATCTGTTGAATGCGATAAGCTGTGGACTGTGGAGGAATGCTGGCGGTCTGGAAGTTGGCATGGTCGACCCTTACTAACTGTCCAGGCTGAAGGGAGCTGAAGAGAATAGGATTATTATTCCGATCCAGGATTTCTGTAGCGCGGGAAACAATAAATCTCATCTGGTCCGTCACATCATCAGGATTGCCGGTGTCTAGGAAGCCATTTACAACATCCACGGA encodes the following:
- the hydE gene encoding [FeFe] hydrogenase H-cluster radical SAM maturase HydE; amino-acid sequence: MNGKNQAAADTTEQGVKKMKHLIDKLYETHNLDKDEFIYLLENYDKEDSEYLFSLARTYSQDHYEKEVYIRGLIEFTNYCKNDCYYCGIRRGNKNASRYRLSKEEILSCCESGFGLGFRTFVLQGGEDPAFTDEVMVDIIKTIREEYPDCAITLSIGEKTYDQYLKYYEAGANRYLLRHETADEEHYSRLHPDSLSLENRKECLRNLKKIGYQVGTGFMVGSPYQTAKCLAEDLEFIRELSPQMVGIGPFIPHKDTPFADFPAGSVDLTLFLIGILRLMLPNALLPSTTALGTLDPKGREKGILSGANVLMPNLSPIGVRKKYELYDNKICTGEEAAECNVCLRNRVASIGYNVVEKRGDYKE